A stretch of Deltaproteobacteria bacterium DNA encodes these proteins:
- the plsX gene encoding phosphate acyltransferase PlsX: protein MRIAVDAMGGDLAPQAPVHGAVWAAREFGCPVVLVGQEAAIRHALSEVEDVPAELIEICDAPEFIEMDEPAAAAFKKKKGSSIRVAFNLVKEGKVHGVVSAGNSGAIMTGAALVLGRTVGVDRPAIAGVFPSLSGPIVVIDVGANVNCKPRHLFQFAIMGDIYARSVLHIENPQVGLLSIGEESSKGNELVKHVHELLRNTNLNFIGNVEGRDIFSGKAQVIICDGFVGNVCLKLTEGLGQVFKIMLVEEAKKEWMSRLGFFFARGVNGAGIVCHGSSPAKAIKNAVRAAREVVQNRVNEHLARGLARFSQEEMSSQPEKGEGVS, encoded by the coding sequence ATCCGAATTGCCGTAGACGCCATGGGCGGTGACCTTGCGCCACAGGCTCCGGTTCACGGGGCGGTCTGGGCTGCCCGGGAGTTTGGCTGTCCCGTGGTCCTGGTGGGACAAGAGGCGGCCATCCGCCATGCGCTGAGCGAGGTGGAGGACGTCCCCGCCGAGCTCATCGAAATATGCGACGCCCCGGAATTCATTGAGATGGATGAGCCCGCTGCAGCCGCTTTTAAGAAAAAGAAGGGCTCCTCCATACGGGTGGCTTTCAACCTGGTCAAAGAGGGCAAAGTACACGGAGTAGTGAGTGCGGGCAATTCCGGCGCCATCATGACGGGTGCGGCTTTGGTGCTGGGTCGAACCGTCGGCGTGGATCGTCCTGCTATCGCGGGTGTTTTTCCATCCCTTTCGGGTCCCATTGTGGTCATCGATGTGGGCGCCAATGTGAATTGCAAGCCGCGGCATCTTTTCCAATTCGCCATAATGGGAGACATCTACGCGAGGAGCGTTCTGCACATCGAGAACCCGCAAGTAGGGCTGCTCAGTATCGGGGAAGAGAGTTCCAAGGGGAACGAACTGGTCAAGCACGTCCATGAGCTGCTGCGAAACACCAACCTGAATTTTATCGGAAACGTAGAAGGACGAGACATCTTTTCGGGTAAAGCACAGGTCATCATCTGCGACGGTTTTGTGGGCAATGTTTGCTTGAAGCTCACCGAAGGTCTCGGACAGGTGTTTAAGATCATGCTGGTGGAAGAGGCCAAGAAAGAATGGATGAGCCGGTTGGGATTCTTCTTCGCCAGGGGCGTCAACGGAGCGGGTATCGTATGTCACGGCTCTTCTCCGGCTAAAGCGATCAAGAATGCCGTACGAGCGGCCAGGGAAGTCGTTCAGAACCGGGTAAACGAGCATCTGGCGAGGGGACTCGCCCGGTTTTCCCAAGAGGAGATGAGTTCTCAGCCCGAAAAAGGGGAAGGGGTTTCGTAG
- the rpmF gene encoding 50S ribosomal protein L32: MAVPKHRKSKSRKNMRRSHDKLSSPSLSLCAQCAEPKMPHRACPSCGTYRGRTYIETED, encoded by the coding sequence ATGGCCGTACCTAAACACAGAAAGTCCAAATCGCGCAAGAATATGCGCCGTTCCCACGATAAGCTATCCTCACCTTCACTGTCTTTGTGCGCTCAGTGTGCGGAGCCCAAAATGCCCCACCGGGCGTGTCCGAGTTGCGGCACTTACCGGGGGCGGACTTATATCGAGACGGAAGACTAA
- a CDS encoding DUF177 domain-containing protein — MTGVTSQSRTGRVRVERSGDYFVVRGEMETTVTLACDRCLENYSQPVHAQIYAVLVSADLLREAGAESVELTSQDLDITSYEGEEFDLEPIVQEQIILSLPLRHVCGEECLGICPKCGANRNRTPCQCSDNGPESPFSVLKKLKI, encoded by the coding sequence GTGACCGGAGTTACAAGCCAATCGCGGACGGGTCGTGTCCGGGTTGAACGGTCCGGCGACTATTTTGTGGTTCGGGGTGAAATGGAAACCACGGTGACTTTGGCATGCGACCGGTGTTTGGAGAACTATTCGCAGCCCGTGCATGCGCAAATTTACGCCGTCCTGGTTTCGGCGGACCTCTTGCGGGAAGCGGGTGCGGAGTCCGTTGAACTTACTTCTCAGGATCTGGACATTACCTCCTACGAGGGGGAAGAGTTTGATCTGGAGCCCATCGTTCAGGAACAGATCATACTTTCGCTCCCGCTAAGACACGTGTGTGGCGAAGAATGCCTGGGGATCTGTCCGAAATGCGGAGCCAACCGTAACCGGACGCCCTGTCAGTGTTCGGATAACGGTCCGGAGAGTCCGTTTTCCGTTTTGAAGAAATTGAAGATCTAG
- a CDS encoding TolC family protein, whose translation MLPKIKRLWPAMMSVAFLVLVSSAFGQETEKTGPANEPLSLEDCIRIVLDKNSDILIARDEINAAVERKNQARSEFLFKANTTYSYTRLNEAPELQSIRFPGIPQNLEIGTVNNWDWKTEFNQPVFAGFALVTSYELAKLGIDVAHVDLETTKLNLIVQTKVAYFNLLLAEKGTIVAEDAVVGFEAQAKVAKDFFDVGMTPKNDYLKAQVEAANARQNLIRAKNLVEIRRAELNNLLRYPVDMNTQVVDVMNYAPVPYTLDYAFEQAYQNRPELKAARFNTESAQKNVKLAQSEYYPNLGLTFAYEKMGDTWKVSGSEFEVQEVWSLTAGVDWTFWEWGRTFHSVSENRVRVRQTEEAERQLRELIALRVKEAFLNLRESEKNVPVAQTSIEQAEENHRMSVERYKEQVTTNTEVLDAQTLLSQAKDNYYGALYRYNVALAQLRVAMGLLD comes from the coding sequence ATGTTACCCAAAATAAAACGGCTGTGGCCGGCGATGATGTCGGTTGCATTTCTGGTATTGGTGAGTAGTGCTTTCGGACAGGAGACCGAGAAAACCGGACCCGCGAACGAGCCACTTTCGTTGGAGGATTGTATCCGGATCGTTCTCGACAAAAATTCCGACATACTTATCGCAAGAGACGAGATTAACGCCGCCGTCGAGCGAAAGAACCAGGCTCGATCGGAATTCCTGTTCAAAGCCAATACGACTTACAGCTACACCCGACTGAACGAAGCACCGGAGCTTCAAAGTATCCGCTTTCCGGGCATACCCCAGAATCTTGAAATTGGCACCGTCAACAACTGGGATTGGAAGACTGAATTCAACCAACCCGTGTTCGCCGGATTCGCACTAGTGACTTCCTACGAATTAGCCAAACTGGGCATCGATGTCGCGCACGTGGACCTGGAAACCACCAAACTGAATCTGATCGTACAGACCAAGGTCGCTTATTTCAATCTGCTCCTGGCGGAGAAGGGAACCATCGTCGCCGAGGACGCGGTCGTGGGCTTCGAGGCCCAGGCCAAGGTGGCCAAGGACTTTTTCGATGTCGGAATGACTCCGAAAAACGACTACCTCAAGGCGCAAGTCGAGGCGGCCAATGCCCGCCAGAACTTGATTCGAGCGAAAAACCTCGTTGAAATCCGGCGGGCGGAGCTGAACAACCTACTCCGGTACCCTGTTGATATGAACACCCAGGTGGTAGACGTCATGAACTACGCACCCGTACCCTACACGCTGGATTACGCTTTTGAACAGGCGTACCAAAATCGACCCGAGCTGAAGGCCGCCCGCTTCAACACGGAATCCGCTCAAAAAAACGTCAAGTTGGCTCAATCTGAATACTATCCTAACCTCGGATTGACCTTTGCGTACGAAAAAATGGGGGACACGTGGAAAGTCAGTGGCTCGGAATTCGAGGTTCAGGAGGTTTGGTCGCTAACTGCAGGAGTGGATTGGACCTTTTGGGAATGGGGAAGGACCTTTCATTCCGTATCCGAAAACCGGGTTAGGGTCAGACAAACCGAGGAGGCAGAACGACAACTACGAGAACTCATCGCTCTTCGGGTCAAAGAAGCTTTTTTGAATCTGCGCGAGTCCGAGAAAAATGTGCCGGTGGCGCAAACCTCGATCGAGCAGGCTGAAGAAAACCATCGCATGAGCGTGGAGAGATACAAAGAGCAGGTCACTACGAACACGGAAGTTTTGGATGCTCAAACGCTCCTCTCTCAAGCCAAAGACAATTACTACGGTGCGTTGTATCGCTACAACGTAGCCTTAGCGCAATTACGTGTGGCCATGGGACTACTGGATTGA
- a CDS encoding S41 family peptidase, with the protein MNSKNYWKLIAPLAVAIAAILLSFTLQPLPVSNAGSDATYEKLKVFTSVLNEIENKYVEEENSEKLIYGAIRGMVKVLDPHSAFLAPEEYKELRIETKGEFGGIGIEITLREGILTVVSPIEDTPAYRAGVKAGDRIIKINGKVTKDMSLLDAVKLIRGPKGEKVLLTILREGETRLLDIPVERDIIQIQSVKWKPIGEDIAYVRVLAFQDRTIEKMKEALQSLSVGEKPYKGLILDLRNNPGGLLDQAVKVSDAFLSEGLIVFTKGRMQNQNMRFYADEDIFVPKDLPMIALVNEGSASASEIVAGALQDHRRAIILGTQTFGKGSVQTIIPLEDDSGLRLTTALYYTPSERSIQAKGITPDVTVEMAPRPQEKEEETEKEKEKRFLREKDLFHHLENSEEPMIQQDTQTAPEEPLQEEVPQEEMKETPEPEKESQDTQLNRAVELLRTWNIFSKLKPQAAAE; encoded by the coding sequence ATGAATTCGAAGAACTATTGGAAACTGATTGCGCCGCTGGCGGTAGCCATTGCAGCCATTCTCCTTTCCTTCACTCTCCAGCCGCTGCCCGTTTCAAATGCCGGCTCGGACGCCACCTACGAAAAGCTCAAAGTTTTCACCTCCGTCCTCAACGAAATCGAAAACAAGTACGTGGAAGAGGAAAACTCGGAAAAGCTGATCTATGGCGCCATTCGGGGCATGGTGAAGGTATTGGACCCTCATTCCGCCTTTCTTGCTCCGGAAGAGTACAAGGAGCTGCGCATTGAAACCAAGGGTGAATTTGGCGGCATAGGTATCGAGATTACATTGCGGGAAGGCATCTTGACCGTGGTATCTCCCATCGAAGATACTCCGGCCTACCGCGCCGGAGTCAAAGCGGGTGACAGGATCATCAAGATCAATGGAAAAGTGACCAAAGACATGAGCCTGCTGGACGCGGTCAAGCTGATTCGAGGTCCCAAGGGAGAAAAAGTGTTGCTCACCATCCTGAGGGAAGGCGAGACCAGACTGCTCGACATTCCCGTGGAACGCGACATTATCCAGATCCAGAGTGTGAAATGGAAACCGATTGGCGAGGATATAGCTTATGTTCGGGTTTTGGCTTTTCAGGATCGGACGATCGAAAAAATGAAGGAAGCATTGCAGTCACTATCCGTCGGGGAAAAACCCTACAAAGGACTGATCCTCGACCTGCGAAACAATCCGGGAGGCCTTTTGGATCAGGCCGTAAAAGTCAGCGACGCCTTCCTTTCCGAAGGCCTGATTGTTTTCACCAAAGGCCGGATGCAAAACCAGAATATGCGTTTTTACGCCGACGAGGATATCTTCGTTCCCAAGGATCTGCCGATGATCGCTCTGGTCAACGAGGGAAGCGCCAGTGCTTCCGAGATTGTCGCCGGCGCCCTGCAAGACCATCGGAGGGCCATTATCCTGGGTACTCAGACGTTCGGCAAAGGATCCGTTCAGACCATCATTCCTCTGGAGGACGATTCGGGCCTCCGACTGACCACCGCTCTGTACTATACGCCCAGCGAGCGCTCGATCCAGGCGAAGGGCATTACGCCGGACGTAACGGTGGAAATGGCGCCGCGCCCCCAAGAGAAAGAGGAGGAGACGGAAAAGGAAAAGGAAAAACGTTTCCTAAGGGAAAAGGATCTGTTTCACCATCTTGAAAATTCAGAAGAACCCATGATTCAGCAAGACACTCAGACAGCGCCCGAGGAACCCCTGCAGGAGGAAGTTCCCCAAGAAGAGATGAAGGAAACACCGGAACCGGAGAAAGAGAGTCAAGATACCCAGCTCAACCGGGCCGTCGAACTACTCCGGACGTGGAATATTTTCAGCAAACTCAAACCGCAAGCCGCCGCTGAATGA
- a CDS encoding HAMP domain-containing protein, with protein MRKARLLFISNAMFFGNFVANLAGWGAVELVTSAALPQGARDAVPALRMMGMVFPFFAFLFGALGTFWYELPYRRYLKAMYEQREVPSEEQLAARRRLLNEPYFAVVLDFAIWCVAALVFSTSAWTHPAARHMVYGIAFRSIVTALITVTFAFFLIEHILQHRVTPLFFPAGDLHSTPGVLRIRIGTRLAALIFACSIVPLSAIHLTIHFSHRMAVSGRIAPEEILQASQSIIWIETLVFLLFSVALAFFLTINITRPLSEITKALEEVKQGVFDRKVRVTSNDEIGYTADMINRMTEGLRERDFIKETFGKYVTREIRDEILEGRIPLDGELREATVLFSDIRGFTGFVEATPPREVVRIINGYFGEMAEAIRQHGGLILQFIGDEIEAVFGAPIARQDHQQLAVKAALEMRRRLTLFNSELNQRGHRGINHGIGVHTGRVLAANIGSPERLSYALVGDTVNVASRIQGLNKQFDTDILVSAATRAGLNEEFDLKKLPSTMVRGKTEPLEIFRLF; from the coding sequence ATGAGAAAAGCACGGCTCCTGTTCATAAGCAATGCCATGTTCTTCGGGAATTTCGTGGCCAATCTGGCGGGTTGGGGCGCCGTGGAGCTTGTCACCAGTGCGGCGTTACCCCAGGGCGCAAGGGATGCCGTCCCGGCTCTTCGCATGATGGGAATGGTGTTCCCGTTTTTCGCCTTCCTGTTCGGCGCCCTGGGCACCTTCTGGTACGAACTCCCCTACCGCCGGTATCTCAAGGCCATGTACGAACAGCGGGAAGTCCCATCCGAGGAACAGCTCGCAGCTCGCCGGAGGTTGCTGAACGAGCCCTATTTCGCGGTGGTTCTTGACTTTGCTATCTGGTGTGTCGCCGCTCTCGTCTTCTCAACGTCGGCCTGGACCCATCCCGCGGCCAGACATATGGTGTATGGCATTGCCTTCAGATCCATCGTCACGGCTTTAATCACCGTCACGTTTGCCTTCTTCCTCATCGAGCACATTCTGCAGCACAGAGTGACGCCTCTTTTCTTTCCGGCCGGGGATCTGCACTCGACTCCGGGCGTGCTTCGTATCCGGATCGGCACCCGTCTAGCGGCTCTCATCTTCGCCTGCAGCATCGTTCCCTTGAGCGCCATTCATCTGACCATTCATTTCTCACACCGCATGGCGGTCAGCGGGAGGATCGCGCCCGAGGAAATCCTGCAGGCGTCTCAGTCGATCATATGGATCGAAACACTCGTCTTCCTGCTTTTTTCCGTTGCGTTAGCGTTCTTCCTCACCATCAACATCACCCGACCTCTCTCGGAAATCACCAAAGCTCTCGAAGAGGTCAAGCAAGGTGTATTCGATCGAAAAGTGCGTGTGACGTCCAACGACGAGATAGGCTACACCGCCGACATGATCAATCGCATGACGGAAGGGCTGAGGGAACGGGACTTCATCAAGGAGACCTTCGGCAAGTACGTCACCAGGGAAATCAGGGATGAAATCCTCGAGGGTCGCATTCCATTGGACGGCGAACTGAGGGAAGCCACGGTCCTTTTCTCCGACATCAGGGGCTTTACAGGATTTGTCGAGGCTACGCCTCCCCGGGAAGTGGTCAGGATCATCAATGGCTACTTCGGGGAAATGGCCGAGGCCATACGGCAACATGGGGGACTCATTCTGCAGTTTATCGGGGACGAAATCGAAGCGGTTTTCGGCGCTCCCATCGCCAGGCAGGATCATCAGCAGTTGGCGGTCAAGGCAGCCCTGGAAATGCGGAGAAGGTTGACGCTATTCAATTCGGAACTGAATCAGCGCGGACACCGGGGGATCAATCACGGCATAGGCGTTCATACGGGAAGAGTTCTGGCCGCCAATATTGGAAGTCCCGAACGTCTTTCCTATGCCCTCGTGGGCGACACGGTCAACGTGGCCTCCCGTATACAGGGACTCAACAAGCAGTTTGACACGGATATTCTCGTCAGCGCCGCCACGCGGGCGGGATTGAATGAAGAGTTTGACCTGAAGAAACTGCCCTCCACGATGGTTCGAGGCAAAACCGAACCCTTGGAGATCTTTCGATTGTTTTGA
- a CDS encoding tetratricopeptide repeat protein: MRLFRTESLICSLLVLGVVLLLSSGAQGEDLTAAPFFKEYSKAVDAYNQGQLAKAESHLTASLEDYPNDLLAWNLLAEVYQRTGKHQKALEAYNQVERLYPGWPNTRRRMAYLYERTNDPQSARKIYLELLGTEPNDAELWQRLTDLLLRSNEENEAMHTLEKAVKTVQSKTLVRTLATLYFNRKEYEKAEPLFLDLARTEPREAPDSYCLGVIAHGRGNQTDAINRFHEALALRPDYFDACYNLGVLLKQGKRYPEALTTFETCSKIEPKNKDVYRQLGQICEENIMDMEKANAYFEKAGGRTP, encoded by the coding sequence ATGCGCTTGTTCCGGACAGAGTCTCTCATATGCTCACTGCTTGTGCTAGGCGTCGTGCTGCTCCTTTCATCGGGGGCGCAAGGCGAGGATCTTACGGCTGCGCCTTTTTTCAAGGAATACTCGAAGGCCGTGGACGCCTACAACCAGGGTCAACTGGCCAAAGCGGAATCACATCTTACCGCTTCCCTCGAGGATTATCCGAACGATTTGCTGGCCTGGAACCTGCTTGCTGAAGTGTATCAGAGAACGGGTAAGCACCAAAAGGCGCTGGAAGCCTACAACCAGGTGGAGCGGCTCTACCCCGGATGGCCCAATACGCGGCGCCGGATGGCCTACTTATACGAGCGGACGAATGATCCCCAGTCGGCGCGGAAGATCTATCTCGAACTGCTCGGCACGGAGCCGAACGACGCCGAACTCTGGCAGCGTCTGACCGACCTCCTGCTTCGGAGCAACGAGGAAAACGAGGCCATGCACACTCTGGAAAAAGCCGTCAAAACGGTCCAATCCAAAACGCTCGTTCGAACGCTCGCCACGCTGTATTTCAACCGGAAGGAATATGAAAAAGCCGAGCCCTTGTTTCTGGATCTGGCCCGAACGGAACCTCGGGAAGCCCCGGATTCCTATTGTCTGGGTGTTATTGCCCACGGTCGGGGAAATCAAACCGATGCCATCAATCGGTTTCACGAGGCATTGGCTCTGCGTCCGGACTATTTCGATGCCTGCTACAACCTGGGCGTTTTGTTGAAACAGGGCAAACGGTACCCGGAAGCCCTGACCACATTTGAAACGTGCTCGAAGATCGAGCCGAAGAATAAGGACGTCTATCGCCAATTGGGACAGATCTGCGAAGAAAATATCATGGATATGGAAAAAGCCAACGCCTACTTCGAAAAGGCCGGAGGAAGGACACCCTAG
- a CDS encoding ABC transporter ATP-binding protein: MNTMQAENLVKRYGVGETAVTAVRGINFGMEEGEFIAIMGESGSGKSTLLSMLGALNTPTEGRYLVDDIDVYALGSEQRAEFRREFLGFVFQSFHLIPYLSLIENVMLPVATIRMSARQKRAMAETALDRVGLADKAKRLPNQISGGEQERAAIARAIVNEPPLLLADEPTGNLDTKTGREIMRLFQGLNRDGVTIIMVTHSHDAAEYADRFLRISDGRLTEDERHVKTYEITGQDPFPEHKPMARFARL; the protein is encoded by the coding sequence ATGAATACTATGCAAGCGGAGAATCTCGTCAAGCGGTACGGTGTCGGGGAAACGGCGGTTACGGCTGTAAGAGGAATCAACTTCGGCATGGAAGAAGGCGAATTCATCGCGATTATGGGTGAATCCGGTTCCGGCAAGTCAACCCTTTTGAGCATGCTGGGCGCTCTGAATACACCCACCGAAGGACGTTACCTGGTGGACGACATCGACGTATACGCCCTGGGTTCGGAACAAAGGGCGGAGTTCAGAAGGGAGTTCTTAGGATTCGTATTCCAGAGCTTTCACCTGATCCCGTATTTGTCCTTGATCGAAAACGTGATGCTGCCCGTGGCCACGATCCGAATGAGCGCCAGGCAAAAACGCGCCATGGCCGAAACGGCGCTCGATCGAGTAGGGCTGGCGGACAAGGCAAAACGATTGCCAAACCAGATTTCCGGAGGAGAACAGGAGCGGGCGGCCATTGCGAGAGCGATTGTCAACGAGCCTCCCCTCTTGCTCGCGGACGAACCCACTGGCAATCTGGATACAAAAACCGGCCGGGAAATCATGCGGCTGTTCCAGGGTCTCAACCGCGACGGAGTAACCATCATTATGGTTACGCACAGTCACGATGCGGCGGAGTATGCGGATCGCTTTCTCAGGATCTCCGATGGCCGGCTGACAGAAGACGAACGTCACGTGAAAACGTACGAGATCACGGGACAAGATCCATTTCCGGAGCACAAACCAATGGCGCGGTTCGCGCGCCTTTGA
- a CDS encoding ABC transporter permease — protein MTLRTIALCNLKRRKARAAFVLVGLLVGVSSVVAFVSLVDTLTMDINHKLEKYGANILVLPKTENLSLTYGGLSIGGFSFDMQELRQEDLGKIVTIKNAGNVAAVGPMVLGPLQIRGQNVLLAGVDFEVVSYLRPWWNVHGEMPVGQGVLAGSEAARILEIRQGDRFEIDGRELIVTGILEPTGSQDDQILFAPLSMAQSMLGKEGKISMAEVAALCAGCPIEEMVKQISGVLPGAKVMAIKQVVKGRMETLGHLRKVVYGLSGLVMAVGALVVLVTMMGSVRERTSEFGIFRAIGYKKSQVMQIVLFEAAIISVLAGVLGYILGLAGTRFAIPFFTESQHVALHFDPVLAGGVLSLSLVLGLVSSTYPALQAARMDPNEALRAL, from the coding sequence ATGACGTTGAGAACCATCGCGCTGTGCAACCTCAAACGCCGTAAAGCAAGAGCAGCGTTTGTGCTGGTAGGGCTCCTGGTCGGTGTTTCCTCCGTGGTGGCGTTTGTCAGCCTGGTGGACACCCTGACCATGGACATCAACCACAAACTGGAAAAATACGGGGCCAACATTCTGGTGCTCCCGAAAACCGAGAACCTCTCCCTCACGTATGGAGGTCTCTCTATAGGAGGGTTTTCGTTTGACATGCAAGAGCTCCGGCAAGAGGACCTGGGGAAAATTGTAACGATCAAAAATGCCGGGAACGTGGCCGCGGTCGGACCAATGGTATTGGGTCCGCTCCAAATACGCGGTCAGAACGTGCTTCTGGCAGGAGTGGATTTCGAGGTAGTGTCGTATCTGAGACCCTGGTGGAACGTACATGGTGAAATGCCGGTGGGACAAGGCGTGCTGGCAGGCTCGGAAGCGGCTCGGATCCTTGAAATTCGCCAGGGAGACCGGTTCGAGATCGATGGCCGGGAACTGATCGTTACGGGAATCCTGGAACCTACTGGATCGCAGGACGATCAGATCCTCTTCGCGCCGCTGAGCATGGCCCAGTCGATGTTGGGCAAAGAGGGGAAGATTTCCATGGCCGAAGTGGCCGCCCTGTGCGCGGGATGCCCTATTGAGGAAATGGTGAAACAGATTTCCGGTGTCCTTCCCGGCGCCAAGGTGATGGCCATCAAGCAAGTTGTGAAAGGTCGCATGGAAACACTGGGTCATCTTCGAAAAGTCGTGTACGGGCTTTCGGGTCTCGTCATGGCCGTGGGAGCTCTTGTTGTCCTGGTGACCATGATGGGCAGCGTGAGGGAACGTACTTCCGAGTTCGGCATCTTTCGCGCCATTGGTTACAAGAAGAGCCAGGTGATGCAGATCGTTCTGTTCGAGGCGGCGATCATTTCCGTATTGGCAGGCGTGCTGGGGTATATCCTGGGCCTCGCCGGTACTCGGTTCGCCATACCGTTCTTTACGGAAAGTCAGCACGTAGCGCTGCATTTCGATCCGGTATTGGCCGGGGGAGTTCTGTCGCTGTCGCTGGTTCTGGGCCTCGTTTCGAGCACCTATCCGGCGCTTCAAGCCGCTCGGATGGATCCCAACGAAGCCCTGAGAGCATTGTAG
- a CDS encoding DUF2318 domain-containing protein has product MFENGEVKHFSYQHGAYNIKYFILKSSDGVIRAAFDACDVCWPAGKGYVQQGDEMICRNCGRRFASVLINEVKGGCNPAPLHRQIVGDNLVIKAADILEGKQYFDFADRG; this is encoded by the coding sequence ATGTTCGAAAACGGGGAGGTCAAGCATTTCTCGTATCAGCACGGCGCATACAACATAAAATACTTCATCCTCAAAAGCTCCGACGGGGTTATCCGCGCCGCTTTTGATGCGTGCGACGTCTGCTGGCCGGCTGGAAAAGGGTACGTTCAGCAGGGTGACGAGATGATCTGCCGCAATTGCGGAAGACGCTTTGCTTCCGTCTTGATCAACGAAGTCAAAGGCGGATGCAATCCGGCGCCGCTTCACCGGCAGATTGTGGGGGACAATCTGGTGATCAAGGCGGCGGACATCCTCGAGGGAAAACAATATTTCGATTTCGCCGATAGGGGCTGA